Genomic DNA from Cloeon dipterum chromosome 3, ieCloDipt1.1, whole genome shotgun sequence:
ACTTAGCAAAAAGCTATGAAACACAAAAGTTCAAATCCTTTCAATGAGTAGAAAAACCAAAGCAGAGAATAATCGATCAGCTGTTGAACAATCGGCCAGTGAGGCTCATCTCGGCTCCTTTATGCCTTAATAAGGCGAGTAATACGCCATACGACGGAAACCCCTGCAACGAGACCAAAgtgttttgttttagtttgatTGCCAGTTGCTACAAAACTGCAGAGGCCGATTCATCTTTAGAGAGAATATTTCTACCTTCCTCATGCAAAAAGAAGAGGGCATGCACTTTGGACTAATAGATAATGAGGAGAAGAGCAGAATGaaggagagaagagagagtTCAGGAGCAAGGAGGGGGCTGTGGTCAAATAAGCAATGGAAAAAGGGGCGatgttgtttgttttccagcgaaataataaacaacattTAAGGTTTCCATAACTTTATTAGAGATGACCACAGTTATTTTTTGCGTCTGGTGTCActtcttttttccaaattgtCAGTCATCTCTCAATTGTCCACCaatgataaaaaagtaaaaataacgaATGCAGCACTAGTAGCTGTGGAGCAATCAAATGTTTCGGTGCGAGAGTTAatcaaataatacaaattctTCAAAGTCACCAACAAAATACCCTTTTTCCATTGGTTATTCAAACAGTAGAGTTTTACAAACAGCGCAATCATAACAAGTAAGAGACAACTTAACCATCAACAACAATAGAGGCGATTCATCATCATATTATCTCGCGAATTAATTgtataaatatgaaacaacATGGCGTTACAAAGTAGTGCTCTAAAATGTGGCAAGGGTCGATTTATCTGTAGCTTGTACAAAAGGGGGTTGTTTTTACACTGCAGTTAGTTACTTCGGTGTGTCTGTGTGAGTTattccgtgtgtgtgtgtatgcgtcGTGTAACAAAATTctctctttattatttttccaaatgcgTGTCTGAATCAAAAGTCGTATAtatcaagaaattttcatttatcaaaCAAGCCCCTGACAATAATTGTGTTTCATTTCCCTCAAATATGTCTGCTTTCACTAAGTATAGTAGTTCAGCCTTAAACAAAGCAGCTAGCCCGTCGTGGGTGCCCCGATAATATACCAGGGTGCCCAGAGGAGCGGGTGCCGCGGTAGCTTTTTTAAGGTCAGCACCAAAACACATGACTTGACTGGCGCGGCGGCAGAGGCGTCTGACGGGGGAAAAAAGTAAATCGTCTCCCCGCGCCGTCCGGCCGCGTGGCCAATCATAACAGTATGTAGTTCTAAGATTAATCTTTTGCTTCTTCGTGTCGTGTAACAAGAATTGTGTGATACAATTATCGGATGAGGAGAAAGCAAAAGCAGGCGCACATTACTTTCGGTGTCGACTTGCACGTGAGTGGAGAGAACAGAGGTATAATaactattatttaatatatgaTGCGTCGGCGGCCCGCTCAAAAGCGAGGGGCGCGAGTAGTGTATAAAAGAGGAGGGAGTTTCGCGATCCACTGCTTTTCTATACACAGAAGAGATTAATTTTGCCAGCGTGGATCAAATCTCGCGTACGGAGCAGTCTTGGGCGCCAATCGAAAGCAGCAGTCTACTCGCTAATGTGCACTTGCGACAAGGAGAAAACGgtgaagttattttttttatctagaacaataattattttgcaaatatattGCCGCAGGCTCGGCGGACAAAGAAAGTAAGTGTCCAGCCGAGCTGTGGCAAGATCAACTGGATAACTCTGCCCACACATAGCCTTTGTAAAAAGACATTGAGCATTTCAGGTGCTTCCTCTGTTCGTGAACATTGCTTAAAATCTTTTGTAGAGGTAGCGGATTCAACATAAAAAAGTGAACAGCCAAAGTGTGGGCATTTCGTTTGTCTAACAGTTAAAGAGGAGTTAGTTATTTTCCATTCCACTaatgagagataaaaatagtaCAGCACATAAGTGTATATTATCATCATCGCCTCGGGGAGACTTCAAAAGTCAATGACTTGGTTTGCGTTTAATTGGAGTTGTTTGCTTGCTTTTTGCTTTGACTAGACGCGAATCAACGCAGCTGACACATCGTTCGTACCCGCCgatgtgaatttttttttcaaaagttaaacAAAACGGGTTAGGCTCAACTACCCACTTGACGAAGCAACGACTGCCAATGCGGGACAGCAGGGTAGTCAGACAGACAGACGATTAGGGGAAAAAGCGGAAAGGACTTTGCTTTAACGTAAGCTCCACTTGTTGCCTCAGCAAATTATTCAGCCCCCTCAAGTTTCGTCTTCTTATGCATTAATGTGCTCTAGTCATAAAGATGCGCGTGTGAACAAGAAATTTATCTCCACATACAAACACTTTACGATATTAGGTTCGTGAACTACACAAGCATTAGGAAAGTAGTGTGTGACTGACGACAGCAACAACTGTGGAATATTACTTTTAACATtgtatcatcatcatcatcatcgtgtAAGAAAATCTGACTCCTGCTAATTTGCTAAGCGGCAGTatcatttgattaattataacCACTTCATGTAATGATTCGTAAACTAGAAATACAACAACTTTCGTAGGTTAAATGAGTAATCTATAAGAGAAACACTCCTTCCACGCTTCATTACACAAGGAAGAAcgcaatgtgcaaaaataaaaacacggaaactttgttattaatatggcagtataaaataaatgtggaAAGTCGTCATTAAAAGTTGCTTTCTTGGTTTTACTATCCGTTCGCGGTTGACGAAGCAGTAATTTacgttattttttgttatagtTATACTCAAGTAGTACCTCTACACCCCTCCCCTCCCACAAGCGGAGGGGATGAACAGCAGCAATGGCTAAAACAACGATTACACTATACAAAACGATCAAAACATCATCATCATTGTGAAACGAAACGGTGAAATTCGCTTTAACAGCAGTGGTAGCAGCAATCGAAGCTGCCTTCAAGCATGGAAGAACTATCAGAGCGCCAGAAGGACGCCCCCTGCAACGACCAGCCGGACAACAACCAACAATTACAAAGACGGCATTTCTGCCTAGTACAGACAGAAATAGAAACCAAGAGAAGCCCAGCGTCATTCGGAAAGTGAAGGAAAAGTGTGCGAGTCGGCCGGCGGGACGAGCGAGGGTGTTTATTTTACTAGCGATTTCGCCGTTTGCGAGACAATAAATGAACTTGCTGCTGCTCACGAGTGTGCGCGCGACCCCTGCAGCTCGTTACTCGGGCAGCAGGTGTGCCGGCCACAGTGGAGGTGCAGAGGTGGCTGCCTGTCAGTGAGGGAACTGCAGCCCCAAGGCGGGTGGCTGGTGAGGGTGGTACTGAGCCATGATTGGCATCACTTGAGGAGGGGGCGCTTCTTGTGCAGGAGGCGCAACGTACCTTATACCCCGACCACGAATGGCCCCACGGTAGCCCATGAAGGCCGGTGCACCTCGCGAGCCACGCCCGCCGCGGAATCTGGCTGCCCCCATGCCTCGGGGTGGGCGATCAGTCTTGGATAGGCCTGGTCTGTTGGTTCGTTTCGGCATCACCTGCAATAAAAGTTCAGTTAGCTACCAATTTAAAAACGGTGACCAAGCccaactgaaatattttaggcCTAAATTATAAGAAagtaattaaatcaacaaGACTTAACCTTGATTATTAGAGGTCTCAGTGGTTAAAGCCGAATTTTTGGCTGACGgctgacaaattttcaaaaattaaatattgatagtGCTTTAAGGCCCTGGGCCAGAGCTGTATTATTTAATACTAAtgcatttattgtttttatgatttttaagcCGGCGCCTGGCGCAGCTTAACCTAAGTCAACCAGCTGACCATGTGACCAAAAATTAGCCAGCTGGCAGAAACATCAAACAAGACAAGTAAACAATCAATCTGttttacttttaagtgaaaatttttgaatgaatacacgtttaaaaataatggaaattatcAGAGTTTTAACTTTTAGTTAAGGTTAATCAGTGATAGGctaaacacaataaaaatagattcagTTCGCCTTCAGTGCGcccaatttaattcaatactTGTTTACCACTGCCTACCTTGTTTTACATAAATATAGGAAACTAATCAAcatgtttttgttattatctGGATGAGTTTCCATCCTGATTCCCATGACATTCACAATTGCAGTTAAAATTGCCTAATAACTTTGTTTGATGCTTACCTTGATCTGCCTGCCTCGGAACAAGCTCTCATCCATTGCCATGGCAGTAGCCACAGCCTCTCTGTCAGCAAACTCAATGTACGCAAAACCTTTTGGGTGGCCATCATACTTGTTGCAGAGGATGGTTACTCGATTGACACTTCCACAGCCATGGAAATGCTGCTCAAGCTCTTCAGCAGTTGCGCCATAGTCGACCTAACAGAGATGTACAAGTTAGTTTTGTGACTAGCTAAGAAAGCCGGTGTAAAGATTTAACATCAGAAATCAAGCTGGGCTAAGAAAATTCACAAAACCTACATTTCCAACATAAACAGATCGAGCGTCAACCTCCATTTTCTCTTCGACAGACAGATTTGAAgctaaaaacaaacaatgagAAACTGCACAGTGGATTCCAAATAGCACAAACCTCCAGCCGACGGACTGTGCATTTTCATCTGTTTGTCGACTTCGCTCTGAAGTTGTTTCAGTTTTTCCGCCTCTTCCTCCATTTCGCGGACCCGGGCCTTTATCGCTTCCAATTCCTAATGCAAACACGAActtagttttgaaaataacatcACACAGGAGTAGCAACTCACGGCGTCGTCAGCAGCTCCAGCCCCTGAGTCGTCGAGCAGCATGTCAGCCCCGTTGCCTGCCCCGTTTTCCAGCCCCTCCATATCGCCCATATCTGCTTCTGCCGACATCTGTGAAGTACATACATCGTTGATTTGAGGACTCGCTCGGCAATTTTCATATAGATAAAAggcttttaaaagaattgccattcattttcaattcataCGATTAATATTGCTTGATCTCCCTGCGGCAAAGTGATCATATGTTTGCTATGTCGGAAAGTCGATTATTTGGTTACGCCCTTGGCCGACCGAATGCTGAGAATTTCGACAAGAAAAACGTGGGAGTGTCAGAATCTGCAAAATACTGACTATAGAAAAGCATCAAGGAATAATCCGCGCGCCAATATGCCAATAGAGTTGTAAAATAATCGCAAAAAGGCCGAAATACTTGAAATCCTTAAAATACAGGAAGCCGACAAACACAGCTACCGGAATCCAAAGAAGCACGAAAAATTCAGTGAGAAGTCAAAAACTTTAGGGCTGCAGAGTGAAATATGAGGACGacgaaaattttcagtcaCAAATTTTGTGCTAATTCTTCTTATAGAGGCCGATGTTTACAGATTAAAATAAGACTATTCCACTCTACCTGCGATATTCTTTGCGGCAACTTGAAGGGCTGCCAACCGAAGgcaaaattcaaaccaaaatcTAAAGCGACCGAAGCGCCAAACGATAGAAAAGGGAACTAACTATTAACTAGCATCACGCCCTCAATCTCCTACTTCTGATAACGCCATAAGATGGAGTTCACTATGtattataaacaatttttattccttttagtCATCTTGGCGCGAGGGGAAAAGTTTACCCCGTTCACAACTTGAGCATCAAGCACCTCTATAAGCTGATGAATTGGTTGAATTAaggtatttttattccataatCATGaatgataatttcaaaaacaacaaagtattaggattatttaaaataatatttttgtttgtttaataaaaacactaaacaataataatgaataataatacataacacaaatcaataataaatgggttttaaattaatttatgtgaaCCTTGGACctgccatttatttatatttttattttcttaacgatgactaacataaaattttaaaatatttcaacgtgatagaaaatgataaattaactGAAGGAACTGCTGCAGAAATGTTTTTTCGATTTCCGGATGGAatcaaaatgctaaaattattttgtaacccAAATATATGCAtcctttattaattacaaCTTTATTTTGGTGGGAATCAACGTACAAAAATCAGTAAGGGGAGCTGGGCTGAAGCTCTCTCTTGAACGTGCTCATCAGAACCTGGAAGTGGCCCCCAGAGTGCGAGTGTGGAGGGCTGCTCAAAAATAAGACGTCCCCATTGCTCTGGGGTTGGTCAACGTCACTGCACTGCACAAGGCTCCGAGGTGGACTGCCCGGATCTTCCACGTCCGTTCCTGGCGAGCTCAGTGCGTGTCCGTAGCTGTGCACCGAATGATCTACACTGAAGTTGTGCCCAAGCCCCATAGCAACCGCAGGCTCATTTAGGGTAGACTCACTAGCTGcccctaaaattaaaataaattcagttttttaatatttatccaTCTTATAAGGTACAAACGAAGCAAAGACTTTATGCAGTGAGGTGAATTTACGGCTGCTTAATagcaattgcaaaattaaacagaGTTGTAGCGAAAAAAAACACCTGTCCCAGATactaaaacaaacttttcttatttcaatttaaatcaaatttatttatttgaatcaattacgttatgttttcattttataaacatCCGAAATAGTACGAAACTCATCTTCCAAAGAAAATTCCTCTTActgtggaattttttaatatatttaaaaaaattgtatttgaataaattggcAGTTTTTATACAGCTCACTTTTAGTGGgacataaataataacaaatcaaATGGACTTGGATAATatgtatgcaaatttttaaaacattataacAAAAGTGCATGCAAGGGTGCTTATCTCCTTCTTTAAAATAACGTGTAACGTGAGAAGCGCACGATCAGCTTTTTGCCTAAGCCATGCCCACTGAACAAACCCCCAATACAAAAAATCCAAGAGCTATTAAGCGCACATATATAACAATTAAACCAAACATGCGTACTCTAAGGAGGGCTTTCATGAAATCATAACAACAGTCTTGCACAACCTTTCATGCGGATTGCGTCTCGGTAGCGAATGTGTCATCGAGTTGAGTATTACCTCCAAGAAGCATCTCTTGAAGAAGCTGATCAATATGAATGTCGCTGAACAGCTTAGCCACCTGAATTTGCTCGATCATCTTCCAACTGATAGACTGCAGCGCTGGCAGGGTCAACAAAATCTCTCCAAACCGACCACGGGGGTCGTACTGACGATCACTGATATAGTCCTCCAGGTTCATTTGCACCTGGTACCGCATCGCCTTAATCTTAGCGGGCTCACTCAACCCTTTGgtgtctgaaaaatattaatttttttttagaaattttcctaatggttacgaatttaaaattcgggTCGATTGAATATAAAGATGCTTACTTGGATCCAAAAACACCATCGCTTTAAGGCAAGCAAACTCTGATTCATCAATATTGACCTCTGACAGGGGCTTGACAAGCTCGTCCATGACTCTGCAGCCAACTTGGCTGAGGTCCAGATGCTTCATTTCGGGGTCTAGCTGGCATGGAGGGTGTCTTGCAATGATGCAATTGTTGCCGAGCAGCAGTATGTCCTTCAGATGGAGGGAGCGCCTGGCGAGGCCCAGCAGCAGGTGTTTCCCGGAGTGCGCTTTGAGCAGGGCCATTTGGTCGTCCAGGGTGAGTTCGGTGAAGGCGGGAATGACCTTAGCCCAGTGCACCAATGTCATCAGCTGCTGCTTCATGGATTCGCACACATCAGTGATGTCTGCGACTTTTCTGTTTGAGATCTCGTTTTCAGCGCAGTTAATCTGTAACAacgcattcaaatttaaagcgtaataattttaattattcgatCAGTTTTAGTTCTTACCTCGCCTGATGCTCCAACCCTGTGTCGTTCTGCACTCAGCAAAGATGCCACGGAAAGGCCGTTTCCTACCGATTCATCCACACTCGGTGGCCGCAGACTGATTCTGTCACGCTCATTTTGTAcagctaataaaaattaatattcagcacctttgatttttgccattgtttaaatttacatacCCTCTTTTTTCATTCCTGCTTTGAAACATTTTCGAAGGCGGCAATAACGGCACTGGTTGCGCTTGTCTTTGTCAACAATGCAACCTCTTCCAAATCTGTAAATTAACGTCTCCGTGTCAAATAGAATTGTGacaatttccataaatttattgattaaaacaattgaaaatcagggttccctttaatttttggtcagtcaagaaaatttaaattataaaggaaaattttgttttcaaaaaaattttaatctagacttattcattttctttaatttaaatttagaagagGAATCGAACTGTAAAGGAAATAGCTATATTTTCCTcatgattattaaataaaaaataataattatttacctgCACTGATAGTAATGATTCTTGCGCACGCTGCGGCGGAAGAAACCTTTACAGCCGTCACAGGATGAAGCCCCATAATGTTTTCCAGTGGCTCTGTCTCCGCAGATGGCACACTGCTGGATGGCCTGGGGCTGGTTGCCGCAGCTTCCTGGTGAATTCACCTGTTCTGTTGGTGAAGAAGAACCACTGCCAATGGTGAAATTTCCCAATTCAGACGAATCTGCAAACATACAAGGAACAGATGAGTTTATCACTCActaaattttcgtttaaaatacaatagcTCAAATCGAGAATCGAGTCAAAAACAAAAGATTGCGTGGACGCATCGCGGAGTTCGAGTTTTTCGCTCGGCATCTTCTTCTGGATGCAATAACCCAAGCAAAATCAcataaggaaatattttggtttatcAGATCACATGCTCTTAAATATGCAATTATCAGAAAAGAACGAACTTTGTTCATTGGCTGCGGCTATTTTCACATTTGTTTCTAAACGCAAAGGTGTGAAGATAAAATCAGTGCCGCCGCGATCTTCAGTAAACAAAATACGCCGTTAATTTTCTGATAGCGTCTCGATCTCTACGTTTTTAGCCTTCGAGATTTCAAGTCGTGAGTACTTGTGATatcaaattttgcattatttaacaACCATATTCAATAGTTTGGTCTGGCGAGCAAACAAATATTCCCTTTTTATCTTTCTGCTCTGATTTCTATGCTCGTTTTCAATATCGGCTCG
This window encodes:
- the LOC135941293 gene encoding polyadenylate-binding protein 2-like isoform X3 — translated: MITLPQGDQAILIMSAEADMGDMEGLENGAGNGADMLLDDSGAGAADDAELEAIKARVREMEEEAEKLKQLQSEVDKQMKMHSPSAGASNLSVEEKMEVDARSVYVGNVDYGATAEELEQHFHGCGSVNRVTILCNKYDGHPKGFAYIEFADREAVATAMAMDESLFRGRQIKVMPKRTNRPGLSKTDRPPRGMGAARFRGGRGSRGAPAFMGYRGAIRGRGIRGFRRMAYYSPY
- the LOC135941293 gene encoding polyadenylate-binding protein 2-like isoform X2 → MSAEADMGDMEGLENGAGNGADMLLDDSGAGAADDAELEAIKARVREMEEEAEKLKQLQSEVDKQMKMHSPSAGASNLSVEEKMEVDARSVYVGNVDYGATAEELEQHFHGCGSVNRVTILCNKYDGHPKGFAYIEFADREAVATAMAMDESLFRGRQIKVMPKRTNRPGLSKTDRPPRGMGAARFRGGRGSRGAPAFMGYRGAIRGRGIRYVAPPAQEAPPPQVMPIMAQYHPHQPPALGLQFPH
- the LOC135941293 gene encoding polyadenylate-binding protein 2-like isoform X1, with translation MITLPQGDQAILIMSAEADMGDMEGLENGAGNGADMLLDDSGAGAADDAELEAIKARVREMEEEAEKLKQLQSEVDKQMKMHSPSAGASNLSVEEKMEVDARSVYVGNVDYGATAEELEQHFHGCGSVNRVTILCNKYDGHPKGFAYIEFADREAVATAMAMDESLFRGRQIKVMPKRTNRPGLSKTDRPPRGMGAARFRGGRGSRGAPAFMGYRGAIRGRGIRYVAPPAQEAPPPQVMPIMAQYHPHQPPALGLQFPH
- the LOC135941293 gene encoding polyadenylate-binding protein 2-like isoform X4 — encoded protein: MITLPQGDQAILIMSAEADMGDMEGLENGAGNGADMLLDDSGAGAADDAELEAIKARVREMEEEAEKLKQLQSEVDKQMKMHSPSAGASNLSVEEKMEVDARSVYVGNVDYGATAEELEQHFHGCGSVNRVTILCNKYDGHPKGFAYIEFADREAVATAMAMDESLFRGRQIKVMPKRTNRPGLSKTDRPPRGMGAARFRGGRGSRGAPAFMGYRGAIRGRGISLGSRC
- the Hnf4 gene encoding hepatocyte nuclear factor 4-gamma isoform X3, yielding MKFATFDSSELGNFTIGSGSSSPTEQVNSPGSCGNQPQAIQQCAICGDRATGKHYGASSCDGCKGFFRRSVRKNHYYQCRFGRGCIVDKDKRNQCRYCRLRKCFKAGMKKEAVQNERDRISLRPPSVDESVGNGLSVASLLSAERHRVGASGEINCAENEISNRKVADITDVCESMKQQLMTLVHWAKVIPAFTELTLDDQMALLKAHSGKHLLLGLARRSLHLKDILLLGNNCIIARHPPCQLDPEMKHLDLSQVGCRVMDELVKPLSEVNIDESEFACLKAMVFLDPNTKGLSEPAKIKAMRYQVQMNLEDYISDRQYDPRGRFGEILLTLPALQSISWKMIEQIQVAKLFSDIHIDQLLQEMLLGGAASESTLNEPAVAMGLGHNFSVDHSVHSYGHALSSPGTDVEDPGSPPRSLVQCSDVDQPQSNGDVLFLSSPPHSHSGGHFQVLMSTFKRELQPSSPY
- the Hnf4 gene encoding hepatocyte nuclear factor 4-gamma isoform X1, coding for MVGRLSADDLSPRKSAMIQGSQRHRAALACTPLTMDVNVSVEHQQGVSPSVIVHNSSITNGSGSVVTVHDSSELGNFTIGSGSSSPTEQVNSPGSCGNQPQAIQQCAICGDRATGKHYGASSCDGCKGFFRRSVRKNHYYQCRFGRGCIVDKDKRNQCRYCRLRKCFKAGMKKEAVQNERDRISLRPPSVDESVGNGLSVASLLSAERHRVGASGEINCAENEISNRKVADITDVCESMKQQLMTLVHWAKVIPAFTELTLDDQMALLKAHSGKHLLLGLARRSLHLKDILLLGNNCIIARHPPCQLDPEMKHLDLSQVGCRVMDELVKPLSEVNIDESEFACLKAMVFLDPNTKGLSEPAKIKAMRYQVQMNLEDYISDRQYDPRGRFGEILLTLPALQSISWKMIEQIQVAKLFSDIHIDQLLQEMLLGGAASESTLNEPAVAMGLGHNFSVDHSVHSYGHALSSPGTDVEDPGSPPRSLVQCSDVDQPQSNGDVLFLSSPPHSHSGGHFQVLMSTFKRELQPSSPY
- the Hnf4 gene encoding hepatocyte nuclear factor 4-gamma isoform X2: MPSEKLELRDASTQSFVFDSILDLSYYSSELGNFTIGSGSSSPTEQVNSPGSCGNQPQAIQQCAICGDRATGKHYGASSCDGCKGFFRRSVRKNHYYQCRFGRGCIVDKDKRNQCRYCRLRKCFKAGMKKEAVQNERDRISLRPPSVDESVGNGLSVASLLSAERHRVGASGEINCAENEISNRKVADITDVCESMKQQLMTLVHWAKVIPAFTELTLDDQMALLKAHSGKHLLLGLARRSLHLKDILLLGNNCIIARHPPCQLDPEMKHLDLSQVGCRVMDELVKPLSEVNIDESEFACLKAMVFLDPNTKGLSEPAKIKAMRYQVQMNLEDYISDRQYDPRGRFGEILLTLPALQSISWKMIEQIQVAKLFSDIHIDQLLQEMLLGGAASESTLNEPAVAMGLGHNFSVDHSVHSYGHALSSPGTDVEDPGSPPRSLVQCSDVDQPQSNGDVLFLSSPPHSHSGGHFQVLMSTFKRELQPSSPY
- the Hnf4 gene encoding transcription factor HNF-4 homolog isoform X4 — its product is MVGRLSADDLSPRKSAMIQGSQRHRAALACTPLTMDVNVSVEHQQGVSPSVIVHNSSITNGSGSVVTVHDSSELGNFTIGSGSSSPTEQVNSPGSCGNQPQAIQQCAICGDRATGKHYGASSCDGCKGFFRRSVRKNHYYQCRFGRGCIVDKDKRNQCRYCRLRKCFKAGMKKEAVQNERDRISLRPPSVDESVGNGLSVASLLSAERHRVGASGEINCAENEISNRKVADITDVCESMKQQLMTLVHWAKVIPAFTELTLDDQMALLKAHSGKHLLLGLARRSLHLKDILLLGNNCIIARHPPCQLDPEMKHLDLSQVGCRVMDELVKPLSEVNIDESEFACLKAMVFLDPNTKGLSEPAKIKAMRYQVQMNLEDYISDRQYDPRGRFGEILLTLPALQSISWKMIEQIQVAKLFSDIHIDQLLQEMLLGGNTQLDDTFATETQSA